The genomic window GCAGCGATCGCCACAATCATTGTTTCACCAATAGCACGAGAAATCCCTAAAATATAAGCCGCAATAATGCCCGAAATAGCGGCTGGAAATACAATTTTCCACGCAGTTTGTAATCGAGTTGCTCCCATCGCCGCAGAACCTTCTCGCAGATAAAGAGGTACGGCACGCATGGCATCTTCACTAACTGAACTAACATAGGGAATAATCATAATTCCCATGACTATGCCCGCACTTAACATATTAGAACTAGGCAAATCTGGTAACAACTTTTGTAGCCAAGGTGTGACAGCTAATAAAGCAAAATAGCCGTAAACTACAGTAGGAATTCCTACTAGTAATTCTAAGCCAGGTTTAACTACTTCACGCAGTCGAAGAGGAGCAAATTCGCTCAAGTAAATAGCAGAAATTGTTCCTATGGGTATAGCGACAAATAAAGCTACTGCTGTTGTTACTAAAGTTCCTGATAATAATGGTAAAATCCCGTAATGAGCATCTTCAAATAAAGGCGACCATTTGGTATCTGTCAAGAAATTCCAGATCGGAACTTCCTGAAAAAAAGACACAGATTCATACACCAAAATGGCTAGAATAGCTATAGTAGTAGCTACTGAAGAAAATGCAGCCAGAAATAACAGGAACGCGATCGCTCGTTCCCGTAAATTGTGGACTAACCTGGGCGATCTGTGTCCTACTCGCAAGATTTGAACAGAGTTTTCAGTCATGATGCATTTATCTACTATTTAGCTTCGCGCTGTAGTAGTTCTTCAATTTTTAATCCCACTGCTGATTCACCAGCAAATACAGTACCCAATTTGCGATCTTTAAAATGCTTGGTAGCAATTTCATAGGCTTTAGTTGGCAAGGGAATATACTTGACTTCAGCCACTAAATTAGGAGCATTGTTTAAGTAATATTCAACAAACGATTTGACTTCATCTCGTTCGGCAGCCTTGGCGCTAACATAAATAAAAATGGGGCGAGATAAAGGTTTATAAGTCCCATCTTCGACTGTTTTCCGTGAAGGTAATATGCCATCAATAGCTACTGCTTTGAGTCGGCTTTTATTTGCTTCGTAATAAGCATAGCCAAAATAACCTAAAGCACCTTTATTTTTGCTGACACCCTGAACTAAAACATTATCATCTTCGCTAGCGGTGAAATCAGTTCTGCTAGACTTTGATTTACCAACAATCGCTTCAGTAAAATAATCAAAAGTACCAGAGTCAGCACCAGGACCGTATAATTTTAAAGGTGTATCTGACCATTCTTCTTTGACTTGTTTCCAGCTTTTAATAGTATCTTGTGCTGCTGGTTCCCAAATCTTTTTGAGATCCGCTACAGTCATGTTACTAACAGCATCATTCTTGGGATTCACAACTACTGTTAAAGCATCATAAGCTACTGGCAATTCTATATACTTAATCCCAGCTTTCTTACAAGCTTCAATCTCTTTAGCAGAAATTGGTCTAGAAGCATTAGAAATGTCGGTTTCTCCATTGCAAAACTTTTTGAAACCGCCACCAGTCCCAGAAATTCCCACTGTAACTTTCACGCCACCTTGCTTACTTTTCTGAAACTCTTCGGCTACAGCTTCAGTGATAGGAAACACAGTACTAGAACCATCGATTTTAACTGTATTTTCAGTTTGAGAGTTAACCGCAGGTATAGATAAATTGATAGTGCTAGCTACTATAGCTAAAGCACCGACGAGTCTTAGGTTTGCAGCTTGACCTTTGATATTGTTCAGCATCTTCGCTATTTCTGAGACTATTTGTGACCATATATAGGATACTTTTGAAACCTTAAGGAGGCGTAATCAAAAATTATCAATTGGTTAAAAATCAACTAACATCGGCAGCCGGAAATAATGCGATCGCTGTCATAGCTGTAATACAAATCAACACGGGCTAAACTAACCTGATACCAATTCCTGAAACCAAATGTAGAGACGTTGCATTGCAACGTCTCTACATACCATAAAAAACTTTTGCCAGAGTTCTGCGGACATATTACTTGATTTGGGAGAGATGCCTTCTATCTCAAGGTAGAAAATAGCATAAATTATTCCTATTGGTAGAAGCGGTTTATAGGCATAGCTAAAATACAATGGGCACAAGCACGCCTTTGGTAATGAATCAAACCAATGACATCTAATTTTGACCCAGAGCGCCATTTAAACTCGTTATGACCACTGAAACTTGCACCACTGATTCTGATAACCTTAACCTGCAACAACTTCTGAGAACGTTGATTGAAGTTAAAAAAGGCAATTTCTCAGCCCGAATGCCAATCGAGCAAACCGGAATCGCAGGCAAGATTGCGGACACGCTCAATGACATTATTGAGATGAATGAGCAAATGGCAACTGAGCTAGAACACATCAGCACGGTGGTCGGCAAGGAAGGGAAAATTAGCGAACGGGCATCGATTGATAATGCTCGCGGTGCTTGGAAGGCATCAATCGGGTCTGTGAATACACTAATCACCGATTTAGTGCAGCCAATGACTGAAACAACGCGAGTGATTCGGGCAGTGGCAACGGGAAATCTGACCCAGACTATCGCGACCGAAATTGATGGCAAACCACTGCAAGGCGAGTTTCTGCAAACGGCACAGATCGTCAATACGATGGTGGATCAACTCAACTCATTCGCTTCAGAAGTCACACGGGTGGCGCGAGAAGTAGGAACTGAAGGGATGTTGGGGGTTCAGGCAGACGTACCTGGAGTGGCGGGAACCTGGAAAGATTTAACCGACAGCGTGAACTCAATGGCAGGCAACCTCACTGCTCAAGTGCGAAATATTGCCGAAGTCACGACAGCAGTTGCCAACGGAGATTTGTCAAAGAAGATTACAGTCGGTGTTAAGGGCGAAATTTTGGAGTTGAAAAACACGATCAACACAATGGTAGATCAACTCAATTCCTTTGCTTCAGAAGTGACGCGGGTGGCGCGAGAAGTAGGAACCGAAGGCAAGTTGGGCGTGCAGGCAGATGTGCGGGGGGTAGCGGGAACTTGGAAGGATTTGACCGATAGCGTCAACTCAATGGCAGGCAACCTCACTGCTCAAGTACGGAACATTGCTGAAGTCACGACAGCCGTGGCAAATGGAGACTTATCGAAAAAAATCACCGTCGATGTCAAAGGTGAGATTCTGGAACTCAAGAACACTGTCAACACAATGGTGGATCAACTCAACTCCTTCGCTTCAGAAGTGACGCGGGTAGCGCGAGAAGTGGGGGCAGAAGGCAAGCTAGGTGGTCAAGCACAAGTCAAAGGGGTTGCTGGAACCTGGAAAGATCTCACCGACAGCGTGAACTTCATGGCGGGAAGTTTAACGGCACAGGTGCGAAACATTGCCGAAGTGACAACAGCAGTGGCAAATGGAGACTTATCGAAAAAAATCACTGTCGATGTCAAAGGTGAGATTCTGGAACTCAAGAACACCATTAACATCATGGTGGATCAACTCAATTCCTTCGTCTCGGAAGTAACGCGGGTAGCGCGGGAAGTGGGGACAGAAGGCAAATTGGGAGTACAGGCACAGGTTCAAGGTGTTGCCGGAACTTGGAAAGATCTCACCGACAGTGTGAACTTCATGGCAGGGAACTTAACAGCACAGGTACGAAGTATTGCCGAAGTCACGACAGCCGTGGCAAATGGGGATTTATCTAAAAAAATCACCGTTGATGTCAAAGGTGAAATTCTAGAGTTGAAAAACACGATCAACACGATGGTAGATCAACTCAGTTCCTTTGCCTCCGAAGTAACGCGGGTGGCGCGGGAAGTGGGTTCTGAAGGAAAATTGGGCGTACAGGCAGATGTGCGAGGTGTAGCGGGAACCTGGAAGGATCTTACCGACAGTGTGAACTTCATGGCAGGGAGTTTAACGGCGCAGGTGCGGAATATTGCGGCGGTGACAACGGCGGTGGCAAATGGGGATTTATCCAAGAAAATCACCGTGGATGTCAAAGGTGAAATTTTAGAGTTGAAGAACACTGTCAACACGATGGTGGATCAACTCAACTCATTCGCCTCGGAAGTCACTCGTGTGGCGCGGGAAGTGGGTTCTGAAGGAAAATTGGGCGTACAAGCGCAAGTCCCAGGAGTTGCAGGAACCTGGAAGGACTTGACCGATAGCGTCAACTTCATGGCGGGAAGTCTAACGGCACAAGTGAGAAACATTGCTGAAGTCACCACTGCGGTTGCCAATGGGGATCTATCTAAAAAAATTACCGTTGATGTGAAAGGCGAAATCCTAGAGTTGAAAAACACGATTAATACAATGGTCGATCAACTCAATTCCTTCGCTTCAGAAGTGACGCGGGTGGCGCGAGAAGTGGGAACCGAAGGCAAGTTGGGCGTGCAAGCGTATGTCCGAGGCGTTGGCGGTACGTGGAAGGATTTAACCGATAACGTGAACTCGATGGCTGGCAACTTAACGGCACAAGTGCGGAATATCGCTGAAGTAGCTACTGCGATCGCGAACGGTAATTTGTCTAAAAAGATCACCGTGGATGTCAAAGGAGAAATACTCGATCTCAAGAACACGATCAACACAATGGTGGATCAACTCAGTTCCTTCGCTTCAGAAGTAACGCGGGTGGCGCGAGAAGTGGGCACGGAAGGCAAGTTAGGCGGTCAAGCTCAAGTGGTCGGCGTAGCGGGAACCTGGAAGGATTTAACCGACAATGTGAACTCAATGGCAAGTAACCTAACTGCCCAAGTCCGAGGCATTGCCAAAGTTGTGACGGCAGTTGCCAATGGTGACTTGAAGCTGAAGCTAATGCTTGATGCCAAAGGCGAAATTGAAACATTAGCCGACACGATTAACGAAATGATCGATACTTTGGCAACATTTGCCGATCAAGTGACGACCGTGGCGCGAGAAGTAGGAATCGAAGGAAAGCTGGGGGGACAAGCCAAAGTTCCGGGAGCATCGGGAACATGGCGCGACTTGACCGATAATGTAAACGAACTGGCAGCGAATCTGACAACTCAGGTGAGAGCGATCGCTGAGGTAGCAACGGCAGTTACGAAGGGGGATTTGACCCGATCTGTCGCGGTGGAAGCCCAAGGAGAAGTGGCAGCGCTCAAAGACAACATCAACCAAATGATCGCCAATCTGCGCGAAACAACCCAGAAAAATACCGAGCAAGACTGGCTCAAAACCAACCTGGCGAAGTTCACTCGGATGTTGCAAGGTCAGCGCGCTCTCGAAACTGTTTCCAAGCTGATTCTGTCGGAATTGGCACCACTGGTTTCGGCGCAGCATGGTGTCTTTTACCTGATGGAAGCGAGCGAAAATCATCCAGCTTATCTCAAACTACTCAGCACTTATGCCTATCGAGAACGAAAGCACTTAGGCAACCGCTTCCAACTCGGCGAAGGATTAATCGGGCAGTGTGCCTTGGAAAAAGAGCGGATTTTGCTCACCGAAGTTCCGGCTGACTACATCAAAATCAGTTCTGGATTAGGCGAATCGACACCGTTAAATGCTGTTGCGCTGCCAGTGTTGTTTGAAGGACAAGTGACTGCTGTCATTGAGCTTGCCTCTTTCTCGCGGTTTAGCGACATTCATTTAACCTTCTTCGATCAGTTGACTGAGAGTATTGCGATTGTACTCAACACGATCGCCGCTAGTATGCGAACCGAAGAGTTACTCAAACAATCGCAATCCCTGGCAGAAGAACTCCAAAGTCAACAAAAAGAACTCACCGGAACGAATCAACGATTAGAACAACAAGCACAATCTTTGAAAGCCTCTGAGGACTTACTCAAGAATCAGCAAGAACAACTTCAGCAAACCAATGCGGAATTACAAGAAAAAGCCGAACTGTTAGCGGTTCAGAACCAAGAAGTTGAACGCAAAAATCAAGAAATTGAACAAGCTCGACGATCGCTAGAAGAAAAAGCCGAACAGTTGGCTCTGAGTTCTAAATACAAGTCCGAGTTTCTGGCGAATATGTCCCACGAGTTACGAACCCCACTCAACAGTTTGCTAATTCTAGCGCGGCTCTTTGTCGATAACAGCGATCGCAACCTGACTGAAAAGCAAGTCGAATATGCGCGAACCATCTATTCCTCTGGAAACGACTTGCTGGGACTGATTAACGACATCCTGGATCTGGCGAAAATCGAGTCTGGTACGATGTCGATCGATCCGGAGCCAATGACATTTACTGACCTCCGCAGTCATCTCGATCGGACGTTTCGCCAAATTGCCCAAGGTCGCAACCTCGATTTTCAAATTAATTTCGATCCGCAATTGCCACGAAGTTTGTACACTGACTCCAAACGATTACAGCAAGTGCTGAAAAACTTGCTCTCGAATGCCTTCAAATTTACTGAGCAAGGTCAAGTTTGCCTCAGCGTTAGTCTGGCGACTGAGGGTTGGAGTTTCGATCGAGAGGCGCTCAATCAGGCCGATCGAGTGATTGCCTTTAATGTTTCTGATACTGGAATTGGCATTGCGCCGGATAAGCAACAGGTCATTTTTGAAGCGTTTCAGCAGGCAGATGGCACAACTTCCCGTAAGTATGGAGGAACGGGTTTAGGCTTGTCTATAAGTCGGGAGATTGTCCGTTTATTGGGGGGTGAGATTAGGTTAGTGAGCGAACCCGATCGAGGTAGCACATTCACGCTCTATCTGCCTCAAATCGACGATGAACGTTGGCATCCACTCGTTACATCATCTTCCCAACCAACCAGGGTTCCAGTTGCATCAGCACCTCAGCCCCTAGCGATCGCCAACACTCAAGTAGAGACGGTGACGATGTGGTGCGATCGCACTATAGAGGATGACCGAGATGCCATTCAACCAAACGATCTTACCCTGCTGATCGTTGAAGATGACTTGAGCTTCGCCCGCATCTTGCTGGATATGGCACGGCAGCAAGGTTTCAAAGGACTGGTGGCAACTCGCGGCAATATCGGTCTAGAAATGGCGCAGCAGTTCAAACCAACGGCAATTATGCTCGATATTCGCCTTCCGGTTCTCAATGGCTGGACGGTGTTGGATCGGTTGAAGCATCACCCCGACACCCGCCATATTCCGGTTCACATCATGTCAGTCGAGGAAGGACTGCAACGCAGTTTGAGGCAAGGGGCGATCGCTTACTTGCAAAAGCCGATTAACAGCGACTCGCTGATCAACGCTTTTTCAAGCATTAAGGAGTTTGTTGAACGTGCGATCAAGAATCTGCTGCTCGTGGAGGATAATGAGCTTCAACGCCAAACTATTGTCGATTTAATCGGGAATACTGACGTAGCTAGTACTGCTGTGGGTACGGGGACAGAAGCTCTAGAGGCGCTTAGATCGGGACACTTTGACTGCCTAGTGGTAGGTTTAGAACTGCCCGATATGGACGGATTTGCCTTGATTGAGCAAGTGAAGCAAGAACCTAGTTGGAAACAACTACCGATTATTATTTACACTGGAAAAGAGTTGAGTGCCCAAGAAGAACGGGAACTGCGACGCATTTCGGACACGATCGTTATCAAAGATGCGCGATCGCCCGAACGCTTGCTTGATGAAACCGCCTTATTCCTACATCGGGTGCAAGCAAATTTACCAGAGTTGCAGCGACAAATGCTAGAGCGAT from Merismopedia glauca CCAP 1448/3 includes these protein-coding regions:
- the pstC gene encoding phosphate ABC transporter permease subunit PstC, which encodes MTENSVQILRVGHRSPRLVHNLRERAIAFLLFLAAFSSVATTIAILAILVYESVSFFQEVPIWNFLTDTKWSPLFEDAHYGILPLLSGTLVTTAVALFVAIPIGTISAIYLSEFAPLRLREVVKPGLELLVGIPTVVYGYFALLAVTPWLQKLLPDLPSSNMLSAGIVMGIMIIPYVSSVSEDAMRAVPLYLREGSAAMGATRLQTAWKIVFPAAISGIIAAYILGISRAIGETMIVAIAAGLQPIFTLNPMDEAATITAYIVSVSLGDLPHGTLEYKTIFAAGLTLVLITLLFNILGYFLSKKYREFY
- a CDS encoding PstS family phosphate ABC transporter substrate-binding protein produces the protein MLNNIKGQAANLRLVGALAIVASTINLSIPAVNSQTENTVKIDGSSTVFPITEAVAEEFQKSKQGGVKVTVGISGTGGGFKKFCNGETDISNASRPISAKEIEACKKAGIKYIELPVAYDALTVVVNPKNDAVSNMTVADLKKIWEPAAQDTIKSWKQVKEEWSDTPLKLYGPGADSGTFDYFTEAIVGKSKSSRTDFTASEDDNVLVQGVSKNKGALGYFGYAYYEANKSRLKAVAIDGILPSRKTVEDGTYKPLSRPIFIYVSAKAAERDEVKSFVEYYLNNAPNLVAEVKYIPLPTKAYEIATKHFKDRKLGTVFAGESAVGLKIEELLQREAK
- a CDS encoding HAMP domain-containing protein, whose protein sequence is MTTETCTTDSDNLNLQQLLRTLIEVKKGNFSARMPIEQTGIAGKIADTLNDIIEMNEQMATELEHISTVVGKEGKISERASIDNARGAWKASIGSVNTLITDLVQPMTETTRVIRAVATGNLTQTIATEIDGKPLQGEFLQTAQIVNTMVDQLNSFASEVTRVAREVGTEGMLGVQADVPGVAGTWKDLTDSVNSMAGNLTAQVRNIAEVTTAVANGDLSKKITVGVKGEILELKNTINTMVDQLNSFASEVTRVAREVGTEGKLGVQADVRGVAGTWKDLTDSVNSMAGNLTAQVRNIAEVTTAVANGDLSKKITVDVKGEILELKNTVNTMVDQLNSFASEVTRVAREVGAEGKLGGQAQVKGVAGTWKDLTDSVNFMAGSLTAQVRNIAEVTTAVANGDLSKKITVDVKGEILELKNTINIMVDQLNSFVSEVTRVAREVGTEGKLGVQAQVQGVAGTWKDLTDSVNFMAGNLTAQVRSIAEVTTAVANGDLSKKITVDVKGEILELKNTINTMVDQLSSFASEVTRVAREVGSEGKLGVQADVRGVAGTWKDLTDSVNFMAGSLTAQVRNIAAVTTAVANGDLSKKITVDVKGEILELKNTVNTMVDQLNSFASEVTRVAREVGSEGKLGVQAQVPGVAGTWKDLTDSVNFMAGSLTAQVRNIAEVTTAVANGDLSKKITVDVKGEILELKNTINTMVDQLNSFASEVTRVAREVGTEGKLGVQAYVRGVGGTWKDLTDNVNSMAGNLTAQVRNIAEVATAIANGNLSKKITVDVKGEILDLKNTINTMVDQLSSFASEVTRVAREVGTEGKLGGQAQVVGVAGTWKDLTDNVNSMASNLTAQVRGIAKVVTAVANGDLKLKLMLDAKGEIETLADTINEMIDTLATFADQVTTVAREVGIEGKLGGQAKVPGASGTWRDLTDNVNELAANLTTQVRAIAEVATAVTKGDLTRSVAVEAQGEVAALKDNINQMIANLRETTQKNTEQDWLKTNLAKFTRMLQGQRALETVSKLILSELAPLVSAQHGVFYLMEASENHPAYLKLLSTYAYRERKHLGNRFQLGEGLIGQCALEKERILLTEVPADYIKISSGLGESTPLNAVALPVLFEGQVTAVIELASFSRFSDIHLTFFDQLTESIAIVLNTIAASMRTEELLKQSQSLAEELQSQQKELTGTNQRLEQQAQSLKASEDLLKNQQEQLQQTNAELQEKAELLAVQNQEVERKNQEIEQARRSLEEKAEQLALSSKYKSEFLANMSHELRTPLNSLLILARLFVDNSDRNLTEKQVEYARTIYSSGNDLLGLINDILDLAKIESGTMSIDPEPMTFTDLRSHLDRTFRQIAQGRNLDFQINFDPQLPRSLYTDSKRLQQVLKNLLSNAFKFTEQGQVCLSVSLATEGWSFDREALNQADRVIAFNVSDTGIGIAPDKQQVIFEAFQQADGTTSRKYGGTGLGLSISREIVRLLGGEIRLVSEPDRGSTFTLYLPQIDDERWHPLVTSSSQPTRVPVASAPQPLAIANTQVETVTMWCDRTIEDDRDAIQPNDLTLLIVEDDLSFARILLDMARQQGFKGLVATRGNIGLEMAQQFKPTAIMLDIRLPVLNGWTVLDRLKHHPDTRHIPVHIMSVEEGLQRSLRQGAIAYLQKPINSDSLINAFSSIKEFVERAIKNLLLVEDNELQRQTIVDLIGNTDVASTAVGTGTEALEALRSGHFDCLVVGLELPDMDGFALIEQVKQEPSWKQLPIIIYTGKELSAQEERELRRISDTIVIKDARSPERLLDETALFLHRVQANLPELQRQMLERSHQQDSTLADKKILIVDDDVRNIFALTSVLERYQVEILYAENGREGIAMLQHHPDIDLVLMDVMMPEMDGYETTRAIRQVSQFSTLPIIALTAKAMRGDREKCMEAGASDYLAKPVETDQLLSVLRVWLYQ